CTGCCAGCTGCAGCCAGGTGAAAGTATCCTTCAGAAAGATAAAAGCAATAACAGCGCCTATTACAGGGATCAGGTTCAGGAAGTTGCCTACCTGGGCTGCGGGCAAACTTTCCAGTGATCTGTTATAGAGGAAGTAGGCAACAGCAGAAGCAAAAACACCGAGGTAGATAATACCCAGCCAGGCTTTGAGCGAAATATCCGGCCATCCATTATTGCTGATCTCTATCAACGCAAGTGGTATAGAGAGAACGGTGCCGATAAACATACTAACCGTAGTGACGAGTATTGTATCCGTATTTTTAAGACTCCTGGACAATAATGTATAAGTACTCCATAAACAAACGGCGCCAACGATCATTGTGCTGCCCAATAATGCGTTGGGTGATTTTTGCGCGGTACCCACAAAACCAACCAATATAACGCCTGTTACAGAAAGCAAAATGCCGGCAATGATCCTTTTGTTTAATTGTTCTTTGAGAATAAACGCAGCAGGTACTGCAATGGCAACAGGTACAAGGCCTTCTATAAGTGCGCCGGTAGATGCAGCTATATATTTCATGCCGGTATTAAAGAGTAAATAATAGACAGTGGTGCCTACTACGCCCATTAATGCCAGTTTAGGGTAAGGTAAAGTTTGCTGTACTTTTCTTCTTCTTGATAAATAAAAAGGAAGGAGTACTAAGCAGGCGATGATATTACGTATGGTCGCTGAAATAAGTGG
This DNA window, taken from Chitinophaga niabensis, encodes the following:
- a CDS encoding DMT family transporter, which produces MNKTTRGIITIVFVMFIWGSSFTVTKMVVTEAPPLISATIRNIIACLVLLPFYLSRRRKVQQTLPYPKLALMGVVGTTVYYLLFNTGMKYIAASTGALIEGLVPVAIAVPAAFILKEQLNKRIIAGILLSVTGVILVGFVGTAQKSPNALLGSTMIVGAVCLWSTYTLLSRSLKNTDTILVTTVSMFIGTVLSIPLALIEISNNGWPDISLKAWLGIIYLGVFASAVAYFLYNRSLESLPAAQVGNFLNLIPVIGAVIAFIFLKDTFTWLQLAGGILVLAGIWLSSKRT